Proteins encoded together in one Deinococcus irradiatisoli window:
- the gnd gene encoding decarboxylating NADP(+)-dependent phosphogluconate dehydrogenase, which yields MTDPKGTAAATSAELSRAAQTQADSVHSSAVGGSQLIVAPVTEAQADIGVIGLAVMGENLILNMASKGFTVAAFNRTTSKVDDFVTGRAKGHTILGADDLPTFVSLLKKPRKVMLMVKAGPAVDAFIEMLAPLLDEGDIIIDGGNTHFPDTVRREKALSEQGLLFVGAGVSGGEEGALTGPSIMPGGNPAAWPALKPIFQTIAAQVHGQPCCDWVGDGGAGHFVKMVHNGIEYADMQMISEAYSLLSGVLHLSASEIGMIFEEWNKGELDSYLIEITAEILHKTDDETGKPMVDVILDTAGQKGTGKWTSVTALDVGAPANTIAEAVFARILSSLKDQRVAASEVLRGPDLSDEGDFDTLDRATFTEQVRRALYASKICSYAQGFQMMELAAAEYGWTLNFGAIAQMWRGGCIIRAAFLDKIKAAFDQNAALPNLLLDAYFTQAVDGAQGAWRQVVATSALRGVWTPAFSSALAYYDGYRQARLSANILQAQRDYFGAHTYERVDKPRGEFFHTNWTGRGGTTASSTYNV from the coding sequence ATGACCGATCCCAAAGGCACCGCCGCCGCGACGTCCGCCGAGCTGTCCCGGGCCGCCCAGACTCAGGCCGACAGCGTTCACTCCAGCGCCGTGGGCGGCTCGCAGCTCATCGTCGCGCCGGTCACCGAGGCGCAGGCCGATATCGGCGTGATCGGGCTGGCGGTGATGGGCGAGAACCTGATTCTCAACATGGCCTCCAAGGGCTTTACCGTGGCCGCCTTCAACCGCACCACCAGCAAGGTGGACGACTTCGTCACCGGCCGCGCCAAGGGCCACACGATCCTGGGGGCCGACGACCTGCCCACCTTCGTGTCGCTGCTGAAAAAGCCGCGCAAGGTGATGCTGATGGTCAAGGCCGGCCCCGCCGTGGACGCCTTTATCGAAATGCTCGCGCCGCTGCTCGACGAGGGCGACATCATCATCGACGGCGGCAACACCCACTTCCCCGACACGGTGCGGCGCGAGAAGGCGCTTTCCGAGCAGGGCCTGCTGTTCGTCGGCGCGGGCGTCTCGGGCGGCGAGGAAGGCGCGCTGACCGGCCCCAGCATCATGCCGGGCGGCAATCCGGCAGCCTGGCCGGCCCTCAAGCCGATCTTCCAGACCATCGCCGCGCAGGTTCACGGCCAGCCGTGCTGCGACTGGGTGGGCGACGGCGGGGCCGGGCACTTCGTCAAGATGGTGCACAACGGCATCGAGTACGCCGACATGCAGATGATCTCCGAAGCCTACAGCCTGCTCTCCGGCGTGCTGCACCTCTCGGCCAGCGAGATCGGTATGATTTTCGAGGAATGGAACAAGGGCGAACTCGACAGCTACCTGATCGAGATCACCGCCGAGATTCTGCACAAGACCGACGACGAGACCGGCAAGCCGATGGTGGACGTGATTCTCGACACCGCCGGGCAGAAAGGCACCGGCAAATGGACCTCGGTGACGGCGCTCGACGTGGGCGCGCCGGCCAACACCATCGCCGAGGCGGTGTTCGCGCGAATTCTCAGTTCGCTCAAGGACCAGCGCGTCGCGGCCAGCGAGGTACTGCGTGGCCCCGACCTCTCGGACGAGGGCGACTTCGACACGCTGGACCGGGCCACCTTCACCGAGCAGGTGCGCCGGGCGCTCTACGCGTCCAAGATCTGCTCGTATGCCCAGGGCTTTCAGATGATGGAACTCGCCGCCGCCGAATACGGCTGGACCCTGAACTTCGGCGCCATCGCCCAGATGTGGCGCGGCGGCTGCATCATCCGGGCGGCGTTTCTCGACAAGATCAAGGCGGCCTTCGACCAGAACGCCGCGCTGCCCAACCTGCTGCTCGATGCTTACTTCACCCAGGCCGTCGACGGAGCGCAGGGGGCCTGGCGGCAGGTCGTCGCCACCTCAGCCCTGCGCGGGGTATGGACCCCGGCCTTCTCGAGTGCCCTGGCGTACTACGACGGCTACCGCCAGGCCCGCCTGAGCGCCAACATCCTGCAGGCCCAGCGCGATTACTTCGGCGCGCACACCTACGAGCGCGTGGACAAGCCGCGCGGCGAGTTCTTCCACACCAACTGGACCGGGCGCGGCGGCACGACCGCAAGCAGCACCTACAACGTCTGA
- the map gene encoding type I methionyl aminopeptidase: protein MGKLVLKTAREVELMRRAGALVAETFRVLKPYVVPGASILDLDKLAEDFIRSRGAEPAYVGYGPRNNPFPATICASVNEVICHGIPSPRKLREGDIIGVDIGVKLGGVYGDACYTYTVGAAAPPVQKLVDATQASLEAALEVVKPGARMGDIGAAIQATAEPRGFSVVREYTGHGIGHRLHEEPTVSHVGRAGTGLRLSAGMVFTIEPMINLGRPETKLLADGWTVVTADGKPSAQFEHTLVVTDSGYDLLTL, encoded by the coding sequence ATGGGTAAACTCGTCTTGAAAACCGCCCGCGAAGTCGAACTCATGCGCCGTGCGGGAGCGCTGGTCGCCGAGACCTTCCGGGTGCTCAAACCGTATGTCGTGCCGGGCGCCAGCATTCTGGACCTCGATAAGCTGGCCGAGGACTTCATCCGCTCGCGCGGCGCCGAGCCGGCCTACGTCGGGTACGGCCCGCGCAACAACCCCTTTCCCGCCACCATCTGCGCCTCGGTCAACGAGGTGATCTGCCACGGCATTCCCAGCCCGCGCAAGCTGCGCGAGGGCGACATCATCGGGGTGGACATCGGCGTCAAGCTCGGCGGCGTGTACGGCGACGCCTGCTACACCTACACGGTGGGCGCGGCGGCTCCCCCGGTGCAGAAACTGGTGGACGCCACCCAGGCCAGCCTGGAAGCGGCGCTCGAGGTCGTCAAACCCGGCGCTCGCATGGGCGACATCGGCGCAGCGATTCAGGCCACCGCCGAGCCGCGCGGGTTTTCGGTGGTGCGCGAGTACACCGGCCACGGCATCGGCCACCGCCTGCACGAGGAACCCACCGTGTCGCACGTGGGCCGCGCCGGCACCGGCCTGCGGCTCTCAGCCGGCATGGTCTTTACCATCGAACCGATGATCAACCTGGGCCGCCCCGAAACCAAACTGCTGGCCGACGGCTGGACGGTGGTCACCGCCGACGGTAAGCCCAGCGCCCAATTCGAGCACACCCTGGTGGTGACGGACAGTGGCTACGACCTGCTGACGCTGTAA
- the msrP gene encoding protein-methionine-sulfoxide reductase catalytic subunit MsrP, protein MTILPPDENEKQTREPSRIINPRREFLKSAGLFTGTVAALGGGLELLSRRPGAAAEGVLPELVGQAKKPLGPYDVPDAVTPYQQATTYNNFYEFGTDKADPARMAASLKPRPWTVKLDGEVKKPQTVDIDTLQSWFPLEDRIYRMRCVEGWSMVMPWLGFPLAGLIRRMNPTSKAKYVQFTALLDPKQFPGQRGNVLDWPYVEGLRLDEALHPLAFMAVGLAGRVLPGQNGAPLRLAVPWKYGFKSIKSIVRITLTEKQPKTTWSLAAPDEYGFYANVNPHVDHPRWSQATERRIGELSRRPTLMFNGYADQVASLYSGLDLKKNF, encoded by the coding sequence GTGACCATCCTGCCCCCCGACGAGAACGAGAAGCAGACCCGAGAACCCTCGAGAATCATCAACCCGCGCCGCGAATTTTTGAAAAGCGCTGGACTCTTCACCGGCACGGTGGCGGCCCTCGGCGGCGGCCTGGAGCTGCTCAGCCGCCGACCCGGCGCCGCTGCCGAAGGCGTGCTGCCGGAACTGGTCGGCCAGGCCAAGAAACCGCTGGGGCCGTATGACGTGCCCGACGCCGTCACGCCGTACCAGCAGGCCACCACCTACAACAACTTCTACGAGTTCGGCACCGACAAGGCCGATCCGGCCCGCATGGCCGCCAGCCTCAAGCCCCGTCCCTGGACCGTCAAGCTCGACGGCGAGGTCAAGAAGCCGCAGACGGTGGACATCGACACCCTGCAGTCGTGGTTCCCGCTCGAAGACCGCATCTACCGGATGCGCTGCGTGGAAGGCTGGTCGATGGTGATGCCGTGGCTGGGCTTTCCGCTGGCGGGCCTGATCCGCCGGATGAACCCCACCAGCAAGGCCAAGTACGTGCAGTTCACCGCCCTGCTCGATCCCAAGCAGTTTCCCGGTCAGCGCGGCAACGTCCTCGACTGGCCGTATGTGGAGGGCCTGCGCCTCGACGAAGCGCTGCATCCGCTGGCGTTCATGGCGGTGGGACTGGCGGGCCGGGTGCTGCCGGGGCAGAACGGCGCGCCGCTGCGCCTGGCGGTGCCGTGGAAGTACGGCTTCAAGAGCATCAAGTCCATCGTGCGCATCACCCTCACCGAGAAGCAGCCCAAGACCACCTGGAGCCTGGCCGCACCGGACGAGTACGGCTTTTACGCCAACGTCAACCCGCACGTCGATCACCCGCGCTGGAGCCAGGCCACCGAGCGGCGCATCGGCGAGCTGAGCCGGCGCCCCACGCTGATGTTCAACGGCTACGCCGATCAGGTGGCCTCGCTGTATTCGGGTCTGGACCTGAAGAAGAACTTCTAA
- a CDS encoding protein-methionine-sulfoxide reductase heme-binding subunit MsrQ: MSKASRSSAVPAPSARPAPRRQVRPLGWLGPAIVVGGLVPIFGLIFDGYTGALGANPVQRAELQTGVLTLALLIASLICTPLRLMFGWTWPARIRKALGLLAFMYAALHFLVYLFDKGVFSGGAGVQTFVEDVVKRPFVTVGFAALVLLVPLALTSFRGSVKKLGFARWTALHKLVYLAAALGVVHYWWGVKKDHTEPFLYGAALALLFAVRVIWQGRKPRRKVGAVGKTTGA, encoded by the coding sequence ATGTCCAAGGCTTCCCGCTCTTCTGCTGTTCCCGCGCCCAGCGCCAGGCCGGCGCCGCGCCGTCAGGTTCGCCCGCTCGGCTGGCTCGGCCCGGCCATCGTGGTGGGCGGGCTGGTGCCCATCTTCGGCCTGATTTTCGACGGTTACACCGGCGCGCTGGGCGCCAACCCGGTGCAGCGCGCCGAACTCCAGACCGGCGTGCTGACGCTGGCCTTACTCATCGCCTCGCTGATCTGCACCCCGCTGCGGCTGATGTTCGGCTGGACCTGGCCGGCCCGCATCCGCAAGGCGCTGGGCCTGCTGGCCTTCATGTACGCCGCGCTGCACTTCCTGGTGTACCTCTTCGACAAGGGCGTGTTCAGCGGCGGGGCCGGGGTGCAGACCTTCGTGGAGGACGTGGTCAAGCGCCCCTTCGTGACGGTGGGGTTCGCCGCGCTGGTGCTGCTGGTGCCGCTGGCGCTGACCAGCTTCAGGGGCTCGGTGAAAAAGCTCGGCTTCGCCCGCTGGACCGCGCTGCATAAGCTGGTGTATCTGGCCGCCGCGCTGGGCGTGGTGCATTACTGGTGGGGCGTGAAGAAGGACCACACCGAGCCGTTTCTCTACGGCGCGGCGCTGGCCCTGCTGTTTGCCGTGCGGGTGATCTGGCAGGGGCGCAAGCCGAGAAGAAAAGTGGGGGCGGTGGGCAAGACGACCGGAGCCTGA
- a CDS encoding DUF4259 domain-containing protein, whose protein sequence is MNTWGPQPFDNDAAKMFVQEVLEDGPFALQEAFEVVLDPDTDFVAQEEGARAVAAAEILSAHLGGDTSAIFDAALRDWLGQLGSGQLAPLRELAAEALERVIGPHSDLPDFWADTEEGEFWLGNVARLRAALG, encoded by the coding sequence ATGAACACCTGGGGGCCGCAGCCGTTCGACAACGACGCCGCCAAGATGTTCGTGCAGGAGGTACTGGAAGACGGGCCGTTCGCCCTGCAGGAGGCCTTCGAGGTGGTGCTCGACCCCGACACCGATTTCGTGGCCCAGGAGGAAGGTGCGCGGGCGGTGGCGGCGGCCGAGATTCTCAGCGCCCACCTCGGCGGCGACACCTCCGCCATCTTCGACGCCGCGCTGCGCGACTGGCTCGGTCAGCTGGGAAGCGGCCAGCTGGCCCCGCTGCGCGAGCTGGCCGCCGAGGCGCTGGAGCGCGTCATCGGCCCCCACTCGGATCTGCCGGACTTCTGGGCCGACACCGAGGAAGGGGAATTCTGGCTGGGAAACGTGGCGCGGCTGCGAGCAGCGCTGGGCTGA
- the ispG gene encoding flavodoxin-dependent (E)-4-hydroxy-3-methylbut-2-enyl-diphosphate synthase: MTLSAPVRRTTVTADVGGVLIGSGHPVVVQSMTNTDTANAEATALQVAQLARAGSELVRVTVNTREAAAALPEIVSRLAEVGLQVPIVGDFHYNGHILLREFPEAARLLAKYRINPGNVGAGQHHDANFATMIEVAKEYGKPVRIGVNWGSLDQQVLARLMDENARKGSPKSGTDVMIDAMVVSALESAEYAEQLGLAHDKILISVKVSSAPELWQVYRQLAARCDYPLHLGLTEAGMGMKGIVASSVALAPLLTEGIGDTIRVSLTPEPGASRKLEVEVAQQILQSLGIRQFLPQVTSCPGCGRTTSVFFQELAQKIQDYIRDTMPAWKARYPGVEEMQVAVMGCIVNGPGESKHANIGISLPGTGEDPRAPVYQDGKLLTTLKGPRIAEDFQDLLEQYVERRYGAAAANV, encoded by the coding sequence ATGACGCTTTCTGCTCCTGTTCGCCGCACCACCGTGACCGCCGACGTGGGCGGCGTGCTGATCGGCTCCGGACACCCGGTGGTGGTGCAGTCGATGACCAACACCGACACCGCCAACGCCGAGGCCACCGCTCTCCAGGTGGCCCAGCTGGCCCGCGCCGGCAGCGAACTCGTGCGCGTGACGGTCAACACCCGCGAGGCCGCCGCCGCCCTGCCGGAGATCGTTTCGCGCCTCGCGGAGGTGGGCCTCCAGGTGCCGATCGTGGGCGACTTTCACTACAACGGCCACATCCTGCTGCGCGAGTTTCCCGAAGCGGCCCGCCTGCTGGCCAAGTACCGCATCAACCCCGGCAACGTGGGCGCCGGGCAGCACCACGACGCCAACTTCGCCACCATGATCGAGGTCGCCAAGGAGTACGGCAAGCCGGTACGCATTGGCGTCAACTGGGGCAGCCTCGACCAGCAGGTACTGGCCCGCCTGATGGACGAGAACGCCCGCAAAGGCAGCCCCAAGAGCGGCACCGACGTGATGATCGACGCGATGGTGGTCTCGGCCCTGGAAAGTGCCGAGTACGCCGAACAGCTGGGCCTGGCGCACGACAAAATTCTGATCTCGGTGAAGGTCAGCAGCGCGCCGGAACTGTGGCAGGTCTACCGCCAGCTGGCCGCCCGATGCGATTACCCGCTGCACCTGGGCCTCACCGAGGCGGGCATGGGCATGAAGGGCATCGTGGCGAGCAGCGTGGCGCTCGCTCCGCTGCTGACCGAGGGCATCGGCGACACCATCCGCGTGTCGCTGACGCCGGAGCCGGGGGCCAGCCGCAAGCTGGAGGTGGAGGTGGCCCAGCAGATTTTGCAGAGCCTGGGCATCCGGCAGTTTCTGCCGCAGGTCACCAGCTGCCCCGGCTGCGGGCGCACGACCTCGGTGTTCTTTCAGGAACTTGCCCAGAAGATTCAGGACTACATCCGCGACACCATGCCGGCGTGGAAGGCCCGCTACCCCGGCGTGGAGGAGATGCAGGTGGCGGTGATGGGCTGCATCGTCAACGGCCCCGGCGAGAGCAAGCACGCCAACATCGGCATCTCGCTGCCCGGCACCGGCGAGGACCCGCGTGCCCCGGTGTACCAGGACGGCAAACTGCTGACCACCTTGAAAGGCCCGCGCATCGCCGAGGACTTTCAGGACCTGCTGGAACAGTACGTGGAGCGGCGCTACGGCGCAGCGGCGGCGAACGTATGA
- the rimP gene encoding ribosome maturation factor RimP: MTTQTDNLTTIASRTVTPLGLEVLDVQLQNPGRRPTVLIRIDRLDEKPVSVEDLEAASRAIGAEFDALDPIKEEYRLELESPGAKRPLTRTRHFERMLGLQARVRGDGHAFTAPIKAVTGDQVTFDVAGQDVTLTIGQFQSNLAEFPPEHR, from the coding sequence ATGACAACTCAAACCGACAACCTGACAACCATCGCCAGCCGCACCGTCACGCCCCTGGGCCTCGAAGTGCTGGACGTTCAGCTGCAAAATCCGGGGCGACGGCCCACCGTGCTGATCCGGATCGACCGCCTGGACGAAAAGCCCGTCTCGGTGGAAGACCTCGAAGCGGCCAGCCGGGCCATCGGCGCCGAATTCGACGCCCTAGACCCGATCAAGGAAGAGTACCGCCTGGAACTCGAATCGCCCGGCGCCAAGCGGCCGCTGACCCGCACCCGGCACTTCGAGCGGATGCTGGGCCTGCAGGCGCGGGTGCGCGGCGACGGCCACGCCTTCACCGCGCCGATCAAGGCCGTCACGGGCGACCAGGTGACCTTCGACGTGGCCGGCCAGGACGTGACGCTGACCATCGGGCAGTTTCAGAGCAACCTGGCCGAGTTTCCGCCGGAGCACCGTTAA
- the nusA gene encoding transcription termination factor NusA — protein sequence MTQPEVNFAEALRDVAAARNINELQLIEAFEQSLAQAYTRNVEPDKRIEVHLDPDSGELEVLIVREVVEKVEDENLQISLADALELDPDVELGMEMEFPVDREQFSRIALQAAKQTLTQKMRETERNVVYNEYKDKEGQVINATVVRMDNKQNYFVELGAGEAIMPPREQIPGERLLNGNRVKVYLKEVRKTPKGPTILASRADERLLDYLLRQEIPEVANGIVEVKAIAREAGQRSKVAVYSTNSNVDPIGACIGHRGNRIQAVTGELGRERVDVILWDSNTREFIRNALSPAKVGLIEVSTDRGEATVTVTPDQLSLAIGKGGQNVRLAAKLTGFKIDLRETQAINDLDAAMQQAMEGGDTGREVSSSQQAAFDALFRDSKSVATASPDDEGGNE from the coding sequence ATGACCCAACCTGAAGTCAATTTTGCCGAAGCGCTGCGTGACGTGGCGGCGGCGCGCAACATCAACGAACTGCAGCTGATCGAGGCCTTCGAGCAGTCGCTGGCGCAGGCCTATACCCGCAACGTCGAGCCCGACAAGCGCATCGAAGTGCACCTCGACCCGGACTCCGGCGAACTCGAAGTGCTGATCGTGCGCGAAGTGGTGGAGAAAGTCGAGGACGAGAACCTGCAGATCTCGCTGGCCGATGCGCTGGAACTCGACCCCGACGTGGAACTCGGCATGGAAATGGAGTTCCCGGTGGACCGCGAGCAGTTCTCACGCATCGCCCTGCAGGCCGCCAAGCAGACCCTGACCCAGAAAATGCGCGAGACCGAGCGCAACGTCGTGTACAACGAGTACAAGGACAAGGAAGGGCAGGTCATCAACGCCACGGTGGTCCGCATGGACAACAAACAGAACTATTTCGTCGAGCTCGGCGCGGGCGAGGCGATCATGCCGCCGCGCGAGCAGATTCCCGGCGAGCGGCTGCTCAACGGCAACCGGGTCAAGGTCTACCTCAAGGAAGTCCGCAAGACCCCCAAAGGCCCCACCATTCTGGCCAGCCGCGCCGACGAGCGGCTCCTAGATTACCTGCTCCGGCAGGAAATTCCCGAGGTCGCCAACGGCATCGTGGAAGTCAAGGCAATTGCCCGCGAGGCTGGGCAGCGCAGCAAGGTAGCGGTGTACAGCACCAACTCCAACGTCGATCCCATCGGCGCCTGCATCGGGCACCGTGGCAACCGCATCCAGGCCGTGACCGGCGAACTCGGCCGCGAGCGGGTGGACGTGATTCTCTGGGACAGCAACACCCGCGAGTTCATCCGCAACGCCCTCTCGCCAGCCAAGGTGGGCCTGATCGAGGTCAGCACCGACCGGGGCGAAGCCACCGTGACGGTGACGCCCGACCAGCTCTCGCTGGCGATCGGCAAGGGCGGGCAAAACGTCCGGCTGGCCGCCAAGCTGACCGGCTTCAAAATCGACTTGCGCGAAACGCAGGCGATCAACGACCTCGACGCCGCCATGCAGCAGGCCATGGAAGGCGGCGACACGGGCCGCGAGGTGTCGAGCAGCCAGCAGGCCGCCTTCGACGCGCTGTTTCGTGACAGCAAATCGGTGGCCACCGCCTCGCCCGACGACGAGGGCGGCAACGAGTAA
- a CDS encoding DUF448 domain-containing protein: MTLLPASPIPARPAQRHVPERSCAACRRKRPQGELVRLTRTPAGWVLAGTGKGQGGRGSYVCGDTPSCWSEKKLRRAFGAQAGTLSTQLQEHHELNTPPRSSAASTS, translated from the coding sequence GTGACGCTGCTCCCCGCCTCCCCCATCCCAGCCAGGCCGGCCCAGCGGCACGTGCCGGAGCGCAGTTGCGCCGCCTGCCGCCGCAAGCGCCCCCAGGGCGAACTGGTGCGCCTGACCCGCACACCTGCGGGCTGGGTGCTGGCCGGCACCGGCAAGGGGCAGGGCGGGCGAGGCAGCTACGTCTGCGGCGACACGCCCAGCTGCTGGAGCGAAAAAAAGCTCCGGCGGGCCTTCGGCGCGCAGGCGGGCACCCTCAGCACCCAACTTCAAGAGCACCATGAATTAAACACTCCTCCACGTTCTTCCGCCGCCTCCACCTCCTGA
- the infB gene encoding translation initiation factor IF-2, which produces MSKVRIYTLAKDLGVDNHRMLAMLDDLGVQYKSVSSTLEEDVVETIKGLVAEEQASGSGGGSDSAPAEQQAQTESAAPSTPAPVAVAERPAPGEAPAAPGMPTRAPVVTIMGHVDHGKTSLLDYIRKTKVAAKEAGGITQHVGAFEAKTSKGKIVFIDTPGHEAFTTIRARGANVADIAIIVVAADDSIMPQTREAVAHAQAANIPLIVAINKIDLPQADVERVKTDLTQVNLVPEDYGGDTVVVPVSAKTGEGVEDLLEYISLTAELEDLRADPKGEFAGVIIESKVDKQAGVLATVMVQEGTLHVGDFLVVGENYGKIKAMSGSDGERIKEAGPSTPVQVLGFSENPSSGDKVASAKNEHAAREVIAARVDKRREDEEQGKRRKMTLEEMMGPLGEVRTVNLILRADTQGSLEALQGILARKESDDVKLNVMLAGIGAPTEGDVLLASTAEATILCFSVTPSGSVKKVADQKNVDLKSFRIIYELIDEVDRLIKGNVEPVFEEKYLGRAEVRMVISHPRSGNIAGSYITDGSFKRNAKAKVTRGKQVVYEGTVVGLKRFKDDVREVQQGYECGINLDWNDVAVGDIIEASEMVEVQQ; this is translated from the coding sequence ATGTCAAAAGTCAGAATTTATACCCTAGCCAAAGATCTGGGCGTCGACAACCACCGAATGCTCGCCATGCTCGACGATCTGGGCGTGCAGTACAAGAGCGTCAGTAGCACCCTCGAAGAAGACGTGGTCGAAACCATCAAGGGCCTGGTGGCCGAGGAGCAAGCGTCCGGCAGCGGCGGCGGCAGCGACAGCGCGCCCGCCGAGCAGCAGGCCCAGACCGAGAGCGCCGCGCCGAGCACCCCCGCGCCGGTGGCGGTGGCCGAGCGCCCTGCACCGGGTGAAGCGCCCGCCGCGCCAGGAATGCCCACCCGCGCGCCGGTCGTGACCATCATGGGCCACGTCGACCACGGCAAGACCTCGCTGCTCGACTACATCCGCAAGACCAAGGTGGCGGCCAAGGAAGCCGGCGGCATCACCCAGCACGTCGGCGCCTTCGAGGCCAAGACCAGCAAGGGCAAGATCGTCTTTATCGACACGCCGGGCCACGAAGCCTTCACCACCATCCGGGCGCGCGGCGCCAACGTCGCCGACATCGCCATCATCGTGGTGGCCGCCGACGACTCGATCATGCCGCAGACCCGCGAAGCGGTGGCCCACGCCCAGGCGGCGAACATTCCGCTGATCGTGGCGATCAACAAAATCGATCTGCCGCAGGCCGATGTGGAGCGGGTCAAGACCGACCTGACCCAGGTCAATCTGGTGCCGGAAGACTACGGCGGCGACACCGTGGTGGTGCCGGTGAGCGCCAAGACTGGCGAGGGCGTCGAGGACCTGCTCGAATACATCTCGCTGACCGCCGAGCTCGAAGACCTGCGCGCCGATCCCAAAGGCGAATTTGCCGGCGTGATCATCGAGAGCAAGGTGGACAAGCAGGCCGGCGTGCTCGCCACCGTGATGGTGCAGGAAGGCACCCTGCACGTCGGCGACTTCCTGGTCGTGGGCGAGAACTACGGCAAGATCAAGGCCATGTCCGGCAGCGACGGCGAGCGCATCAAGGAAGCGGGGCCCTCGACCCCGGTGCAGGTGCTGGGCTTTTCCGAAAACCCCAGCAGCGGTGACAAGGTGGCGAGCGCCAAGAACGAGCACGCCGCCCGCGAAGTCATCGCCGCCCGGGTGGACAAGCGCCGCGAGGACGAGGAGCAGGGCAAGCGCCGCAAGATGACCCTGGAAGAAATGATGGGGCCGCTGGGCGAGGTGCGCACCGTCAACCTGATTCTGCGCGCCGACACTCAGGGCAGCCTGGAAGCTTTGCAGGGCATTCTGGCCCGCAAGGAAAGCGACGACGTGAAGCTCAATGTGATGCTGGCCGGCATCGGCGCGCCCACCGAGGGCGACGTGCTGCTGGCCTCCACCGCCGAGGCGACGATTCTGTGCTTCAGCGTCACGCCTTCGGGCAGCGTCAAGAAAGTGGCCGACCAGAAGAACGTCGATCTCAAGAGCTTTAGGATCATCTACGAGCTCATCGACGAGGTCGACCGCCTGATCAAGGGCAACGTCGAGCCGGTCTTCGAGGAGAAGTACCTGGGCCGCGCCGAGGTGCGGATGGTCATCAGCCACCCCCGCAGCGGCAACATCGCCGGGTCGTACATCACCGACGGCTCGTTCAAGCGCAACGCCAAGGCCAAGGTCACGCGCGGCAAGCAGGTCGTCTACGAGGGCACCGTGGTGGGCCTCAAGCGCTTCAAGGACGACGTGCGCGAAGTGCAGCAGGGCTACGAGTGCGGGATTAACCTCGACTGGAACGATGTGGCGGTGGGCGACATCATCGAGGCCAGCGAGATGGTGGAAGTCCAGCAGTAA
- a CDS encoding pyridoxamine 5'-phosphate oxidase family protein, whose protein sequence is MPQKTLSDLSQAMRQIDIAMLSTHAENGAIAGRPMSNNGEVEYTGTSYYFTFEDAHTVGEIEADPQVGLAFQGQKSFQVAVEGRASIIRDKAAMKDHWTPDLEKWFKEGLDTPGVVMIRVDAERVHYWDGEDSGEVKLK, encoded by the coding sequence GTGCCTCAAAAAACCTTGTCCGATCTCTCGCAGGCCATGCGCCAGATCGACATCGCCATGCTTTCCACCCACGCCGAGAACGGCGCCATCGCCGGGCGGCCCATGAGCAACAACGGCGAGGTCGAGTACACCGGCACGTCGTATTACTTCACCTTCGAAGACGCCCACACCGTCGGCGAGATCGAGGCCGATCCCCAGGTGGGGCTCGCCTTTCAGGGCCAGAAGTCGTTTCAGGTCGCGGTGGAAGGCCGGGCGTCGATCATCCGAGACAAGGCCGCGATGAAAGACCACTGGACCCCCGACCTGGAGAAGTGGTTCAAGGAAGGTCTGGACACGCCCGGCGTCGTGATGATCCGGGTGGACGCCGAGCGCGTTCACTACTGGGACGGCGAGGACAGCGGCGAAGTCAAGCTGAAATGA
- a CDS encoding RNA polymerase sigma factor codes for MPDDVSADELTLMLRLRRQDEAALGELYARLGPQVLALAWRLLSDREEAEEVLQDTFTRLMARAHQYRPELGSPRAFVYTVARHEALSRLRARGARPQPSDDEALLGELSVPGLSHDLDTRVVVQGALERLPERDQVLLHDAFFLGLSHGEIAEERSMPLGTVKTRVRRALASMRRYLEGP; via the coding sequence ATGCCAGACGACGTGTCGGCCGACGAACTCACCTTGATGCTGCGCCTGCGCCGCCAGGACGAAGCGGCCCTGGGAGAACTCTACGCGCGCCTGGGGCCGCAGGTGCTGGCGCTGGCCTGGCGCCTGCTCTCCGACCGCGAGGAGGCCGAGGAAGTGCTGCAAGACACCTTCACCCGGCTGATGGCCCGGGCGCACCAGTACCGGCCCGAACTCGGTTCGCCGCGCGCCTTTGTGTACACCGTGGCTCGCCACGAAGCGCTCAGCCGCCTGCGGGCCCGTGGAGCGCGGCCGCAGCCGAGCGACGACGAAGCGCTGCTCGGCGAACTGAGCGTGCCGGGCCTGAGCCACGATCTCGATACCCGGGTGGTGGTGCAGGGCGCCCTGGAGCGCTTGCCGGAGCGCGACCAGGTGCTCCTGCACGACGCCTTTTTCCTGGGGCTGAGCCACGGCGAAATTGCCGAGGAGCGCTCCATGCCGCTCGGCACCGTCAAAACGCGGGTGCGGCGGGCGCTGGCGAGCATGCGCCGCTACCTGGAGGGCCCGTGA